Below is a genomic region from Procambarus clarkii isolate CNS0578487 chromosome 27, FALCON_Pclarkii_2.0, whole genome shotgun sequence.
CGCATGCCGGACACCACACTCCCACATATTGGacaccacactcccacatacTGGACACCACACTCCCGCATGCCGGacaccacactcccacatactggacaccacactcccacatacTGGACACCACACTCCCGCATGCCGGacaccacactcccacatactggacaccacactcccacatactggacaccacactcccacatactggacaccacactcccacatacTGGACACCACACTCCCGCATGCCGGATACCACACTCCCACATACTGGACACCACACTCCCGCATGCCGGacaccacactcccacatactggacaccacactcccacatacTGGACACCACACTCCCGCATGCCGGacaccacactcccacatacTGGACACCACACTCCCGCATGCCGGacaccacactcccacatactggacaccacactcccacatactggacaccacactcccacatacTGGACACCACACTCCCGCATGCCGGacaccacactcccacatacTGGACACCACACTCCCGCATACTGGACACCACACTCCCACATGCTGGACACCTCGCGTGGTGAGCGCCTGGCCATCGCGGTTGCCCGCCCACCACTAGGGCCAGGAAGCTGCAACAAGCCCTGGGCGGACCTGCACCCGTCCAGGCACTGCTCAGGTCGGGTCCTGCTTAACCAGACGTCAAGACATCATTTGCATTTCCGCGGGTGGAGTGTAGGCGAGTTGTATTACAGAATGGTTGGGTTACAGGTGGGTTGGGTTACAGAATGGTTGGGTTACAGGTGGGTTGGGTTACAGAATGGTTGGGTTACGGTGTGTTGGGTTACAGAATGGTTGGGTTACAGGTGGGTTGGGTTACAGAATGGTTGGGTTACGGTGGGTTGGGTTACAGAATGGTTGGGTTACGGTGGGTTGGGTTACAGAATGGTTGGGTTACGGTGGGTTGGGTTACAGAATGGTTGGGTTACGGTGGGTTGGGTTACAGAATGGTTGGGTTACAGGTGGGTTGGGTTACAGAATGGTTGGGTTACGGTGGGTTGGGTTACAGAATGGTTGTGTTACTGAGGGGGTTGGGATATGCCGTCTAATCAGGACCTGCTTTTATGAATTTACTTAAATAAACACGTGTTTGCTTGCACTCAGGTTAAAAGCGAGTTAATTTAGTGAATGGATAATAAATTCAGTAAGTGGAAAACAAGTGTATTATCCATTATACATTAATAGATAATACACTTGTTGATTTATCCACTCGTAGAATGTATTCTCCACTTACATTCGGTAAGTGGAGAATACATTCTACGAGTGGATAAAGCAACAAGTGTATTATCCATTAATGTAGGAGTCAAGGTAGGGTAAAGGAGGAGGTTTTTTTTGCGGTGGAACAATGAAGAAATAGAGAGGTACAGATGAAGGTTAATAATATTGGAACATAAATTGACCTGTGAGAGCAAGCGGCCTGTCCGCCTTACCtgtcactgtgtactcacctatttgtgcttgcgggggttgagctctggctctttggtcccgcctctcaactgtcaataaacaggtgtacaggttcctgagccaactgggctctatcatatctacacttgaaactgtgtatggagtcagcctccaccacatcactgcctaatgcattccatccgttaactactctgacactgaaaaagttctttctaacgtttctgtggctcatgtgggtaatcAGTCTCCAACTGTgtcctcaagtgtgtgtgtgtgaccaccgGGGGTCACCACCGGGTGTCACCACCGGGGGTCACCACCGGGGGTCACCACCGGGGGTCACCACCGGGTGTCACCACCGGGTGTCACCACCGGGTgtcaccaccaggggtcaccaccGGGGGTCACCACCGGGTgtcaccaccaggggtcaccaccGGGGGTCACCACCGGGTGTCACCACCGGGggtcaccaccaggggtcaccaccaggggtcaccaccGGGGGTCACCACCGGGTGTCACCACCGGGGGGTCACCACCGGGGGTCACCACCGGGGGTCACCACCGGGGGTCACCACCGGGGGTCACCACCGGGTGTCACCACCGGGggtcaccaccaggggtcaccaccGGGGGTCACCACCGGGGGGTCACCACCGGGGGTCACCACCGGGGGTCACCACCGGGGGTCACCACCGGGGGTCACCACCGGGGGTCACCACCGGGGGTCACCACCGGGGGTCACCACCGGGGGTCACCACCGGGTGTCACCACCGGGggtcaccaccaggggtcaccaccGGGGGTCACCACCGGGGGGTCACCACCGGGGGTCACCACCGGGGGTCACCACCGGGGGTCACCACCGGGGGTCACCACCGGGGGTCACCACCGGGGGTCACCACCGGGGGTCACCACCGGGGGTCACCACCGGGGGTCACCACCGGAACAATAAAACAACAACCTGCAGGTCGATTGTTGTTGCCAACCTGCTGCACCGccgcccaccgccgcccaccgccgcccaccACACGCTACACCCTACATGGTCAGGCTCTGCCTCATGACGGGCCTGGCGGCAGTGGGCGGCCTGCGTGGTGGCAGTGGGTGGCAATGGACGGCAGTGGGTGGCAATGGACGGCAGTGGGTGGCAATGGACGGCAGTGGGTGGCAATGGGCGGTAGTGGGCGGCAGTGGGGACAATTTACACCACTATTTCCTCTGGCTGGGCGGGTGTAGACGTTGTTAGTTTTGTTTTACCGGGAGGAGAAAGTGTGTGTAGGGGGATGTGttcgggtgtgtgggtgtgtttgggtgTGTTCGGGTGTATAGGTGTGttcgggtgtgtgggtgtgttcggGTGTATGGGGGATGTTCGGGTGTATGGGGGATGttcgtgtgtatgggtgtgttcgGGTGTATGGGTGTGTTCGGGTGTATGGGTGTGTTCGGGTGTATGGGTGTGttcgggtgtgtgggggggagtgtgggagtgtgagtgtgtgtgtgtttcaaaaTGCTCCAAATGTCTCCAGGGTGAGAGCGTGACTCCTGCTTCCGATCCCACCACCCTCCAGCGTGGCCGGGGCGCCGGGGACACGGAGACATTATGGATATTTTCATCGCCAGAAGCCACTGGGTTATATGCTGGGTCGCAGAGCTCTTCCCCTCCGGTTGGAATCTTATTTTTAAGGCCAAACGTGTTCCTGTAACCCATTATAGACGCCGGTGACCTCGCTGacggtcctcccccccccccatcaatccCTCATTGATGGGGGTTGATGGGTTGATATATCCTATACCAGTGACTGTATAAGATATATCCTCCCTCCTGCTTCCCTTCATCCTTCTCTTTCCTGAGTCTCCATCTCTGTTCCTCTCTTtctgtacatctctctctctctctctctctctctctctctctctctctctgtctcttctctgtctctgtctctgtctctgtctctgtctctgtctctgtctctctctctctctgtctctctctctctctctctctctctctctgtctctctctctctctctctctctctctctccctccctccccctcaccatcccaTGACTAAGTGCTACCCCTTCCCTCCCATATCTCTCCTGAGGAGGGGGGGTACAAGTCGAAGGGATGGAGAGAATTATCAGtggaaagcgccaggccattacgactataaaatattgggaaggagtcaggatcagGATTTCggatgggaaaggaatggtgcccaaccacttggacagtcggggattgaacaccgacctgcatgacgcgagaccatcgctctaccgtccagcccaatctTCACCAATCCAGGAGCATGCTGAAGGACTCGTGCGCAACCTATTCGGCGGACAGGTGTACCGGGAAGGTGGGGGGGACAGGTGTaccgggaaggtggggggggacaGGTGTACCGGAAAGGTGGGGGGGACAGGTGTACCGGAAAGGTGGGGGGGACAGGTGTACCGGGAAGGTGGGGGGGACAGGTGTACCGGGAAGGTGGGGGGGACAGGTGTACCGGGAAGGTGGGGGGGACAGGTGTACCGGGAAGGTGGGTGGGACAGGTGTACCGGGAAGGTGGGTGGGACAGGTGTACCGGGAAGGTGGGTGGGACAGGTGTACCGGGAAGGTGGGGGGACAGGTGTACCGGGAAGGTGGGGGGACAGGTGTACCGGGAAGGTGGGGGGACAGGTGTACCGGGAAGGTGGGGGGACAGGTGTACCGGGAAGGTGGGGGGACAGGTGTACCGGGAAGGTGGGGGGACAGGTGTACCGGGAAGGTGGTGGGACAGGTGTACCGGGAAGGTGGGGGGACAGGTGTACCGGGAAGGTGGGGGGACAGGTGTACCGGGaaggtgggggacaggtgtaccgGGAAGGTGGGGGGACAGGTGTACCGGGAAGGTGGGGGGACAGGTGTACCGGGAAGGTGGGGGGACAGGTGTACCGGAAAGGTGGGGGGGACAGGTGTACCGGGAAGGTGGGGGGACAGGTGTACCGGGAAGGTGGGGGGACAGGTGTACCGGGAAGGTGGGGGGACAGGTGTACCGGGAAGGTGGGGGGACAGGTGTACCGGGAAGGTGGGGGGACAGGTGTACCGGGAAGGTGGGGGGACAGGTGTACCGGGAAGGTGGGGGGACAGGTGTACCGGGAAGGTGGGGGGACAGGTGTACCGGGAAGGTGGGGGGACAGGTGTACCGGGAAGGTGGGGGGACAGGTGTACCGGGAAGGTGGGGGGACAGGTGTACCGGGAAGGTGGGGGGACAGGTCTTTGTGTTCAATATTTACCTAATTCTGCTTCATGGACCAAGTAGCATATTTTTACCCAGACTTCTTATACCGTTTTCCGTTATACCGGTGTCCGTTATACCGGTGTAAATTGTACCGTTGTCCAGTATACCGGTGCCTTTTAGTCCACTTGCCGTTATAACGTTCTCTGCTATAAAGCTGCCTTCAAAGTACACATTCTAGTAGGCTCgttcacacgcacacactcacatggacacacacacgcacacactcacatggacacgcacacgcactcacatggacacacacacgcacacactcacatggacacgcacacgcactcacatggacacacacacgcacacactcacatggacacgcacacgcactcacatggacacacacacgcacacactcacatggacacgcacacgcactcacatggacacacacacgcacacactcacatggACACTCAcatggacacacacacgcacacacactcacacggacacggacacgaacTTCTATCACCATCATCATATTGTCCCGCGTCATCTGGGGACAGTGCAATATATTTTCCCGGTGATAAGTGTCTGTCGCTCAGGATAAGGCTTGTGGCTGGTCGTCAGTGTGGTGAGGCTTGTGGCTGGTCGTCAATGTGGTGAGGCTTGTGGCTGGTCGTCAGTGTCATGAGGCTTGTGGCTGGTCGTCAGTGTGGTGAGGCTTGTGGCTGGTCTTCAGTGTGGTGAGGCTTGTGGCTGGTCGGTCAGTGTGGTGAGGCTTGTGGCTGGTCTTCAGTGTGGTGAGGCTTGTGGCTGGTCGTCAGTGTGGCGAGGCTTGTGGCTGGTCGTCAGTGTGGCGAGGCTTGTGGCTGGTCGTCAGTGTGGCGAGGCTTGTGGCTGGTCGTCAGTGTGGCGAGGCTTGTGGCTGGTCGTCAGTGTGGCGAGGCTTGTGGCTGGTCGTCAGTGTGGTGAGGCTTGTGGCTGGTCGTCAGTGTGGCGAGGCTTGTGGCTGGTCGTCAGTGTGGCGAGGCTTGTGGCTGGTCGTCAGTGTGGTGAGGCTTGTGGCTGGTCGTCAGTGTGGCGAGGCTTGTGGCTGGTCGTCAGTGTGGCGAGGCTTGTGGCTGGTCGTCAGTGTGGCGAGGCTTGTGGCTGGTCGTCAGTGTGGCGAGGCTTGTGGCTGGTCGTCAGTGTCATGAGGCTTGTGGCTGGTCGTCAGTGTGGCGAGGCTTGTGGCTGGTCGTCAGTGTCATGAGGCTTGTGGCTGGTCATCAGTGTGGCGAGGCTTGTGGCTGGTCGTCAGTGTGGCGAGGCTTGTGGCTGGTCGTCAGTGTGGCGAGGCTTGTGGCTGGTCGTCAGTGTGGCGAGGCTTGTGGCTGGTCGTCAGTGTGGTGAGGCTTGTGGCTGGTCGTCAGTGTGGTGAGGCTTGTGGCTGGTCGTCAGTGTGGTGAGGCTTGTGGCTGGTCGTCAGTGTGGTGAGGCTTGTGGCTGGTCGTCAGTGTGGTGAGGCTTGTGGCTGGTCGTCAGTGTGGTGAGGCTTGTGGCTGGTCTTCAGTGTGGTGAGGCTCGTGGCTGGTCGTCAGTGTGGTGAGGCTCGTGGCTGGTCGTCAGTGTGGTGAGGCTTGTGGCTGGTCGTCAGTGTGGTGAGGCTTGTGGCTGGTCGTCAGTGTCTGGTGAGGCTTGTGGCTGGTCGTCAGTGTCTGGTGAGGCTCGTGGCTGGTCGTCAGTGTCTGGTGAGGCTTGTGGCTGGTCGTCAGTGTCTGGTGAGGCTTGTGGCTGGTCGTCAGTGTGGTGAGGCTTGTGGCTGGTCGTCAGTGTGGTGAGGCTTGTGGCTGGTCGTCAGTGTGGTGAGGCTTGTGGCTGGTCGTCAGTGTGGTGAGGCTTGTGGCTGGTCGTCAGTGTGGTGAGGCTCGTGGCTGGTCGTCAGTGTCTGGTGAGGCTTGTGGCTGGTCGTCAGTGTCTGGTGAGGCTTGTGGCTGGTCGTCAGTGTGGTGAGGCTTGTGGCTGGTCGTCAGTGTGGTGAGGCTTGTGGCTGGTCGTCAGTGTCTGGTGAGGCTTGTGGCTGGTCGTCAGTGTGGTGAGGCTTGTGGCTGGTCGTCAGTGTGGTGAGGCTCGTGGCTGGTCGGTCAGTGTGGTGAGGCTCGTGGCTGGTCGGTCAGTGTGGTGAGGCTTGTGGCTGGTCGTCAGTGTGGTGAGGCTTGTGGCTGGTCGTCAGTGTGGCGAGGCTTGTGGCTGGTCGTCAGTGTGGTGAGGCTCGTGGCTGGTCGTCAGTGTCTGGTGAGGCTTGTGGCTGGTCGTCAGTGTCTGGTGAGGCTTGTGGCTGGTCGTCAGTGTCTGGTGAGGCTTGTGGCTGGTCGTCAGTGTCTGGTGAGGCTTGTGGCTGGTCGTCAGTGTCTGGTGAGGCTTGTGGCTGGTCGTCAGTGTCTGGTGAGGCTTGTGGCTGGTCGTCAGTGTCTGGTGAGGCTTGTGGCTGGTCGTCAGTGTCTGGTGAGGCTTGTGGCTGGTCGTCAGTGTCTGGTGAGGCTTGTGGCTGGTCGGTcatattattacataaacaaagaCGGCTTCATTCGCAAATTTTCAGTGTCTAAACAAATCCCGAGAGTGTGGCGTTGCTGCCAGGTGTGTAGATCACTGTCTTGTAAGGAGTGAGGAAGAGGTCCTGAACACGAATATGAAAACAATCCCTGTGAGTTTATTCAGTACGTTTATCCCTTAGTAACAGTTCTTTAGTGTCGTGTTATTGCCTTCGTCGTGGGACAATTTTCTCATTGTCGTTGTCTCGTGAAGGGTTGgctgggtggggggtgggtgaaagtgggtggttgtgggtaagGGGGAGAGGGTAGAGGTGGGTGGATGGGTGGGGGGAGAGCAGGGGAGACTCCTGGGGTGTATTGTGAGGACGGTCGGGAGATGGGGGAGGATCTATTGTGTACTGGAGGACCAGCCAGCATCCCGGCGTCACCCCGGAGAGAACCACGTATTCAGGTCCCATCATTTACAAGTCTGGTGATTTGGCTGCGGTCGTAAGTAGTCATCCACAGTtactgtttttgtgtgtgtgtgtgtgtgtgtgctcggaatgttacatatatatgtgtacgcCTACACCATAATCCCTCTCTATGTCTCTCATCCTATGTGGTATCAAGCGAGTACAATGGTGCTGTTATAATTGTaactgttaataataatattaccagCGTGCGGAGTCTCGGGTGAACGTGGAGTCACTGAGAGTGGTATTATGTCCACACACCAATAAACCCCAGGCTGGAGAAGCCTTCAGTTTACATACAATGAGGGACGCCATTACCATGCCACGGGTGTGAGTGAGGCCCCAGCGGGAGGCCTCGGCGGTCACTCCTCCACTCTTCCCGCCACTCCGCCACCACCTGTGACCTGACCTTCTCAGAGGTCACCTCACTCGCTGTAATCATTAGCTGCGTGTAATTACACCCatatgattaatatatatatatttttttaaacaaaTACTGAATCGGAGGTGAATACTGACGTCCAAAATGCAATGACGTCCTGCGTCAGAGGCAGATCATTAGACAACCTGAGTAGTTAAACAGTGTGGTTAAACAgtgtggctggaggtgtggctggaggtggtgtggctggaggtggtgtggctggaggtggtgtggctggaggtgtgtggctggagaggggaggaagagaatttttaggggaaagcgccaagccattacgactatatagcactgggaaggggtcaggataaggatttgggatgggacggagggaaggaatggtgcccaaccacttggacggtcggggattgaacgccgacctgcatgaagcgagaccctcgctctaccgtccaacccacgtAGTTGGACACCTTGAAGGGGGAAGGAATGCGTGTTTCTCCTCTACAATGCGTGTTTCTCCTCTACAATGCGTGTTTCTCCTCTACAATGCGTGTTTCTCCTCTACAATGCGTGTTTCTCCTCTACAATGCGGGTTTCTCCTCTACAATGCGGGTTTCTCCTCTACAATGCGGGTTTCTCCTCTACAATGCGGGTTTCTCTTCTACAGTGCGTGTTTCTCCTCTACAATGCGTGTTTCTCCTCTACAATGCGTGTTTCTCCTCTATAATGCGTGTTTCTCCTCTACAATGCGTGTTTCTCCTCTACAATGCGTGTTTCTCCTCTACAATGCGTGTTTCTCCTCTACAATGCGTGTTTCTCCTCTACAATGCGTGTTTCTCCTCTACAATGCGTGTTTCTCCTCTTCAATGCGTGTTTCTCCTCTACAATGCGTGTTCTCTTGATCTGTTTCTCTCACAGATCCCCGTGACGGCGTGATATCTTGCTGTGTGAACGCCCCAAGACCAATGTTAACTGTACTTTGATTTGAAATTCTTAATAATAACTGTTATAATTGTGGGAATTAatataacaaaacaaaaaataacagTTGCTTAAACAAATATCAATCATTTGTTCATatcaaatttttttattttaaaaactTTTTTGGGGGGACGTCGGCGACACGGGAGGTGAGTGACGTACTAAATACTTAAAAAGTACATCAaaaattttatttaaatttattttgttGTTGTACAGACCTCGCGTCCAGCCAGAGTGACGGTGTCCGTTCATGGTACTGGGGGCCGGATTGTCCGTTCATGGTACAGGGGCCGGATTGTCCGTTCATGGTACAGGGGCCGGATTGTCCGTTCATGGTACTGGGGGCCGGATTGTCCGTTCATGGTACTGGGGGCCGGATTGTCCGTTCATGGTACTGGGGCCGGATTGTCCGTTCATGGTACAGGGGCCGGATTGTCCGTTCATGGTACTGGGGCCGGATTGTCCGTTCATGGTACAGGGGGCCGGATTGTCCGTTCATGGTACAGGGGCCGGATTGTCCGTTCATGGTACTGGGGGCCGGATTGTCCGTTCATGGTACTGGGGGCCGGATTGTCCGTTCATGGTACAGGGGCCGGATTGTCCGTTCATGGTACTGGGGGCCGGATTGTCCGTTCATGGTACTGGGGGCCGGATTGTCCGTTCATGGTACTAGGGGCCGGATTGTCCGTTCATGGTACTGGGGGCCGGATTGTCCGTTCATGGTACAGGGGCCGGATTGTCCGTTCATGGTACAGGGGCCGGATTGTCCGTTCATGGTACAGGGGCCGGATTGTCCGTTCATGGTACTGGGGCCGGATTGTCCGTTCATGGTACAGGGGGCCGGATTGTCCGTTCATGGTACA
It encodes:
- the LOC138369112 gene encoding germ cell nuclear acidic protein-like, coding for MTDQPQASPDTDDQPQASPDTDDQPQASPDTDDQPQASPDTDDQPQASPDTDDQPQASPDTDDQPQASPDTDDQPQASPDTDDQPQASPDTDDQPRASPH